Proteins found in one Oncorhynchus tshawytscha isolate Ot180627B linkage group LG25, Otsh_v2.0, whole genome shotgun sequence genomic segment:
- the heatr1 gene encoding HEAT repeat-containing protein 1 isoform X2: MTSLAHQLKRLALPQNDPNLLTRREVVSLLFDPKDASRMDRSTFFALGCTGLEELMGIEPAFSEFQETLFSQASVGMERSVQSKEVNKKLDAGISLFLTRLSPYFLLKPAQKCIEWLVHRFHIHLYNVDTLLACALPYHETKVFVRVIQLFKLKDPTNRWNWLEGLQKPGVPLARGTLITHCYKDLGFMDFICTLVTKSIKGYSGHSGNCAQLRVIFSFYASTIVPALDAVEKVSDTIISKLLPYVQKGLKSSLTDYKAATYMIVCQLAVKVVMEAQLVDILALQISKSLCKEPVLPKEGLGCLIILLQNQKEGTVGPKSFGQLCAVTSLVPSLHAMAAVHDISPLLRYLLPHLVHAVVTTGTDEMETEEPSESTRHGNLFESVLQGLPLSGGLDNTVAKMLLEEYLSQSRLSAEGVTSLNQRLLPLVRLFESKYPGALYMVLEGHVGDISSAEDKNLFHQFISLSMSSGKYQILGDSDTSLVLSLKHPLPSVRHMAVEHLMGIVTSGQGGFDQAFLKEALLERMKDDVPEVVAATLKALELYVDRLDPEDTVACLLSLLQRVDLSNAGNWCPVLKEAVRVLDEPRLLEGNSDLKTCVVWGLLPFLVVTSALPDSPDLQLATCVAQSTIISQHNLTQGWAHALKPVLERCSQPDFIGLANQHLISTLTKNLSNMDPFSKRNALEKLAGLVAVQRGSLRERAAFLVLSQTLLQGLGDMSETQHLHTAQSVYSLLEPAILELAQKDMPTQEGVSLSFSVGLGEYLQRLRAGQSMGTEYAVLLVSLLRGLISNLKCHDTSFKGETWWNPEKLDTNTCCYLRLLCRLFDVLITGAGQGHMAASFKALMKLLFQVHLSDPLELFKFLSLVWGYGSNLGDQLDCKVNAILQTQALYVGRAILSAQPGKTLTLLASGSSPVVLSLLACLSSPVREVRRAATATLQTLAQVDSSPFHPIIDRLLKTTEELTTGPTHLSQALGKLYEEAVTGTGKGKAWDKKLLVGLEELLLGVQVANCPAYTAKTILRALGEVNGESVLSVLMPVLERLLEQSGPENSTVLKDEALLMQLVLGKYNEQAAPLVVKDQDCLELFIKALGTVSKPYPDIPCFQIIALEQITKAFYSALGDEKVQQRLLGVMFDLLVESRSPACAQTISSVFKGIAVDGELVANELAPAEKPKVTVSVQQTRRSKMLQRKAQDTPQAVPKEGAVSWQRVTLILELLQHKKKLKRPQTLVPALFSLLSRCLETSTVERGNLEYTKQLILGCLLNVCQKLSPDGGPVSKDVLDEDKFNVEVVVQCVRMSDMPQTHHHALLLLGSVAGIFPEKVLHNIMPIFTFMGANIMRLDDTYSFQVINKTVRTVIPALIKANESGDGESTAHMEAVVTRILHVFADALPHVPEHRRLPILSQLMSTLGPARFLWVLLLLMFKQHATQTNATDKDAALERDVEFWISVCCEFEVEEQLVSLIKILKYLMALPQDKEDGPVKRPTRGKGAEKETAEELIFNMEAHSSKELRHFKFLSVSFMAQLLAAGSFVGMIAACGDIVEDSLQKLQQSLLEEILCYIHTVARCVEENTDKPTGKFWRALLNKAYDVLDKVNALLPTDTFITVMRGLMGNQLPSVRRKAMELLNNKLQQKTQWQEEQVTVLLDLKGDLLAIVGRGHGKVMEEEQAINRQTALYSLKLLCRSFGSDHKEAFVPVLNQAVEIVVSPEEEKNVMGSALLCIAEVASTLKALAIPQLPRLMPAVLQSLTERKEVLSNEIYMLSAVTALQRVTETLPHFISPYLQDTLLQVARLTRVAEKATAAPQLAMRLASLRTTVATKVPTRVLLPTLTKCYSKMVNSKQSQLGPLMSILKEHIGHMEKDQLTSHQSELTYFFLIALDFRAQHCQGDLEKAKEIEGYVIDCLLAMVMKLSEVSFRPLFFKLFDWCKTESVAKDRLLTFYRLSDSIADRLKGLFVLFAGHLVKPFSDLLRQTNVTKTDEAFFDTEDNIEKRCLLLEYILDCLHKICLYDTQRFVSKERADSLMTPLVDQLENTLGGEEVYQTRVTKHLVPCVGQFCVAVGDDTLWKTLNYQILLKTRHSSSKVRFSALLMLLELASKLRENYMVLLPETIPFLAELMEDECEEVEHQVQKVIHEMETILGEPLQSYF, translated from the exons ATGACATCTTTAGCCCACCAGTTGAAACGCCTGGCCTTGCCACAAAATGACCCCAATCTGCTCACTCGTCGGGAGGTTGTATCCCTACTGTTTGACCCTAAAGATGCCTCCAGAATGGATAGAAGCACCTTCTTTGCACTTG GATGCACAGGGCTCGAGGAACTCATGGGCATCGAGCCTGCATTCAGTGAGTTCCAGGAGACACTCTTCAGCCAAGCCTCAGTGGGCATGGAGCGCAGTGTCCAGTCCAAGGAGGTCAACAAGAAACTGGACGCAGGCATCTCCCTGTTTCTTACACGCCTGTCCCCATACTTTCTACTCAAGCCTGCCCAGAAGTGCATTGAGTGGCTTGTACACAG GTTCCACATCCACCTGTATAATGTGGACACACTGCTTGCCTGTGCCTTGCCCTATCACGAGACTAAAGTGTTTGTCAGAGTCATTCAGCTCTTTAAGTTAAAGGACCCCACTAACCGATGGAATTGGCTTGAGGGGCTACAG AAACCAGGAGTTCCTTTGGCCAGAGGAACCCTAATCACTCACTGTTACAAGGACTTGGGCTTCATGGATTTCATCTGCACCCTGGTCACGAAGTCAATCAAG GGATATTCAGGACATTCTGGCAACTGTGCCCAGCTTCGAGTGATTTTCTCTTTTTATGCCTCCACTATTGTACCGGCTTTGGATGCTGTGGAGAAAGTGTCTGACACAATCATATCCAAGCTGCTGCCTTATGTTCAGAAG GGTTTGAAGTCCTCTTTGACAGACTACAAGGCTGCCACCTACATGATAGTGTGCCAGCTGGCTGTGAAAGTGGTGATGGAGGCCCAGCTGGTGGACATCCTGGCCCTGCAGATCAGCAAGTCACTGTGCAAGGAGCCTGTGCTGCCCAAAGAGGGCCTGGGCTGCCTCATCATCCTCCTGCAGAACCAGAAGGAGGGCACTGTCGGCCCAAA ATCCTTTGGCCAGCTGTGTGCTGTGACTTCCTTGGTCCCGTCCCTCCATGCAATGGCTGCCGTTCATGACATCAGTCCCTTATTACGCTACCtgctgcctcacctggttcatgCTGTTGTCACCACCGGCACTG ATGAGATGGAGACTGAGGAGCCCTCAGAGAGCACCCGCCATGGGAACCTGTTTGAGTCTGTCCTTCAAGGCCTTCCACTGTCGGGTGGTCTTGATAACACAGTAGCAAAGATGCTACTTGAGGAATACCTCTCCCAGAGTCGGCTCTCTGCTGAGGGTGTCACTTCCCTCAACCAGCGCTTGCTGCCATTAGTCCGACTGTTTGAGTCAAA GTACCCAGGTGCTCTGTACATGGTCCTGGAGGGCCATGTGGGTGACATCTCTAGCGCAGAGGACAAGAACCTCTTCCACCAATTCATCTCCCTGTCCATGAGCAGCGGCAAGTACCAG ATCCTCGGGGACTCTGACACCTCCCTTGTGTTGAGCCTAAAGCACCCGCTCCCCTCTGTGAGGCACATGGCTGTGGAACACCTGATGGGCATTGTCACCTCAGGACAGGGGGGTTTTGACCAGGCCTTCCTGAAGGAGGCTCTGCTGGAGCGTATGAAGGATGACGTCCCAGAGGTGGTGGCTGCAACCTTGAAGGCCCTGGAG CTCTACGTTGATCGCCTGGATCCAGAGGACACTGTGGCATGTCTCCTCTCACTGCTACAACGTGTCGACCTCTCAAATGCTGGAAACTG GTGTCCAGTGTTGAAGGAGGCAGTGAGGGTTCTGGATGAACCCAGACTGCTTGAAGGGAACTCTGACCTTAAGACTTGTGTCGTCTGGGGTCTTTTGCCCTTTCTTGTGGTCACCTCGGCCCTGCCCGACTCCCCAGACCTCCAGCTGGCCACCTGTGTGGCCCAGTCCACCATCATATCCCAGCACAACCTCACTCAGGGCTGGGCCCATG CGCTCAAGCCCGTGTTGGAGAGGTGTTCTCAGCCGGACTTCATTGGGTTGGCCAACCAGCATCTCATCTCAACACTGACCAAGAACCTGTCTAACATGGACCCCTTCTCCAAACGCAATGCT CTGGAGAAGCTGGCTGGGCTGGTAGCAGTCCAGCGGGGCAGCCTGAGGGAGAGGGCAGCGTTCTTGGTGCTGAGCCAGACCTTACTGCAAGGCCTGGGAGACATGAGTGAGACCCAGCACCTCCACACAGCCCAGAGTGTCTACTCCCTGCTGGAGCCTGCAATACTGGAACTCGCCCAGAAAGATATGCCTACG CAGGagggtgtgtctctctccttctctgtggggCTGGGAGAGTACCTGCAGAGGctcagggcagggcagagcatGGGTACAGAGTATGCGGTGCTGCTGGTGTCACTGCTCAGAGGGCTCATATCCAACCTGAAGTGCCATGACACTTCCTTCAAAG GTGAGACATGGTGGAACCCAGAGAAGCTGGACACCAACACTTGCTGCTACCTCCGGTTGCTGTGTCGCCTGTTTGACGTCCTCATCACAGGGGCAGGCCAGGGGCACATGGCAGCCAGCTTCAAGGCCCTGATGAAGCTGCTCTTTCAG GTCCACCTGAGTGATCCCCTGGAGCTCTTCAAGTTCCTGAGTCTGGTGTGGGGTTACGGCAGTAACCTAGGAGACCAGCTGGACTGTAAGGTCAATGCCATTTTGCAAACCCAGGCCCTCTATGTGGGCAGGGCCATCCTCAGCGCCCAGCCAGGGAAGACCCTCACACTGCTGGCATCAGGCTCATCACCAG TTGTGCTGTCCCTGCTGGCCTGTCTGAGCTCCCCTGTCCGGGAGGTGAGGAGGGCAGCCACAGCCACCCTTCAGACACTAGCCCAGGTGGATAGCTCTCCCTTCCACCCCATCATAGACAGGCTGCTGAAGACCACAGAGGAGCTCACCACTGGCCCAACTCACCTCAGCCAG GCCCTGGGGAAGCTCTATGAGGAGGCTGTAACAGGGACAGGGAAAGGCAAGGCCTGGGACAAGAAGCTGCTGGTGGGGTTGGAGGAGCTGCTGCTGGGTGTCCAGGTGGCCAACTGCCCTGCCTACACTGCCAAGACCATACTGAGGGCTCTGGGAGAGGTCAATGGAGAG tctgtgttgtctgtcctaATGCCTGTCCTGGAGCGCCTGCTGGAGCAGAGCGGGCCAGAGAACTCCACTGTCCTAAAGGACGAGGCCCTGCTCATGCAGCTGGTCCTGGGGAAGTACAACGAGCAGGCAGCCCCCCTCGTGGTGAAGGACCAGGACTGCCTGGAGCTCTTCATAAAGGCCCTAGGCACGGTGTCTAAACCCTACCCTGATATCCCCTGCTTTCAGATCATCGCCCTGGAACAG ATCACCAAGGCATTCTACTCAGCCCTCGGAGATGAGAAGGTCCAGCAGAGGCTCCTGGGGGTGATGTTTGACTTGCTGGTGGAGAGCAGGAGTCCTGCCTGTGCCCAGACCATCAGCAGTGTCTTCAAAGGG ATTGCTGTGGACGGCGAGCTGGTAGCTAACGAGCTAGCCCCAGCAGAGAAGCCCAAAGTCACCGTGTCAGTACAGCAGACCCGCAGGAGCAAGATGCTGCAGAG GAAGGCCCAGGACACTCCTCAGGCAGTACCGAAAGAGGGCGCTGTGTCCTGGCAGAGGGTGACTCTCATCCTGGAGCTGCTGCAGCACAAGAAGAAGCTGAAGAGACCTCAGACGCTGGTGCCCGCTCTCTTCAGCCTGCTCTCCAG GTGTCTGGAGACTTCCACCGTGGAGCGAGGCAACCTAGAGTACACCAAGCAGCTTATCCTCGGCTGCCTGCTCAACGTCTGCCAGAAGCTCTCCCCTGACGGAGGACCTGTCAGCAAAG ATGTGCTGGATGAGGACAAGTTCAACGTGGAGGTTGTGGTGCAGTGTGTGAGGATGTCCGACATGCCCCAGACCCACCATCATGCACTGCTCCTTCTGGGAAGCGTGGCTGGTATCTTCCCT GAAAAAGTCCTGCACAACATCATGCCCATCTTCACCTTCATGGGCGCCAACATCATGCGTCTGGACGACACCTACAGCTTTCAGGTCATCAACAAGACCGTCCGGACGGTCATCCCTGCCCTCATCAAG GCCAATGAGAGTGGCGACGGCGAGTCAACCGCTCACATGGAGGCGGTGGTGACACGCATCCTGCACGTGTTCGCCGACGCACTGCCCCACGTGCCCGAACACCGCCGTCTGCCCATCCTGTCCCAGCTGATGAGCACCCTGGGGCCCGCCCGCTTCCTCTGGGTCCTACTGCTGCTCATGTTCAAGCAGCACGCTACCCAGACCAACGCCACAGATAAG GATGCTGCGTTGGAGAGGGACGTGGAGTTCTGGATCTCAGTGTGCTGTGAGTTTGAGGTGGAGGAACAGCTCGTCTCTCTCATaaaaatcctgaagtatctcATGGCTCTGCCGCAGGACAAAGAGGACG GACCTGTGAAGAGGCCAACACGTGGCAAGGGAGCCGAGAAGGAGACGGCAGAGGAGCTGATCTTCAACATGGAGGCCCACAGCAGCAAAGAGCTGCGCCACTTCAAGTTCCTCTCGGTCTCCTTCATGGCCCAACTCTTGGCCGCCGGCAGCTTTGTGGGAATG ATTGCGGCGTGCGGTGACATCGTGGAGGATTCTCTGCAGAAGCTACAGCAAAG TCTTCTAGAGGAGATCCTTTGCTACATCCACACTGTGGCTCGCTGTGTGGAGGAGAACACTGACAAACCAACTGGCAAGTTCTGGAGAGCTCTGCTCAACAAGGCCTACGATGTCCTGGACAAA GTGAACGCCCTGTTGCCCACGGATACATTCATCACGGTGATGCGAGGCCTAATGGGGAACCAACTGCCGTCTGTGAGGCGGAAGGCTATGGAGCTGCTCAACAACAAGCTGCAGCAGAAAACCCAGTGGCAGGAGGAGCAG GTGACAGTGCTTCTGGACCTGAAAGGCGACCTGCTGGCCATTGTGGGACGTGGTCATGGCAAAGTCATGGAGGAGGAGCAGGCCATCAACAGGCAGACAGCCCTCTACAGCCTCAAGCTGCTGTGCCGCAGTTTTGGCTCGGATCATAAGGAGGCGTTTGTACCGGTGCTGAACCAGGCCGTGGAGATCGTGGTGTCACCGGAGGAGGAGAAGAATGTGATGGGCAGTGCCCTACTGTGTATCGCCGAGGTGGCCAGCACTCTGAAGGCCCTCGCCATCCCACAGCTGCCCAG GCTGATGCCGGCGGTGCTGCAGTCTCTAACCGAGAGAAAAGAGGTGTTGTCTAATGAGATCTACATGTTGAGTGCCGTCACAGCCCTGCAACGCGTCACTGAGACCCTGCCTCACTTCATCAGTCCCTACCTGCAGGACACACTGCTTCAG GTGGCTCGACTGACGCGGGTGGCAGAGAAGGCCACCGCCGCCCCACAGCTGGCCATGCGACTGGCCTCCCTCAGGACCACTGTGGCCACCAAGGTGCCCACCAGGGTCCTGCTGCCCACCCTCACCAAGTGCTACAGCAAGATGGTGAACTCCAAACAG AGCCAGCTGGGTCCCCTGATGAGCATCTTGAAGGAGCACATTGGTCACATGGAGAAGGATCAGCTGACCTCCCACCAATCAGAGCTTACGTACTTCTTCCTAATTGCATTGGACTTCCGGGCCCAACACTGCCAA GGTGATCTGGAGAAGGCCAAGGAGATTGAGGGCTATGTGATCGACTGTCTCCTCGCCATGGTTATGAAGCTATCTGAAGTCTCCTTCAGGCCCCTGTTCTTCAAA CTCTTTGATTGGTGCAAGACTGAGAGCGTAGCCAAGGACCGCCTGCTGACCTTCTACCGCCTATCGGACAGCATCGCAGACAGGCTCAAGGGGCTCTTTGTCCTGTTTGCCGGTCACCTGGTCAAGCCCTTTTCTGACCTGCTCCGTCAGACCAAcgtcacaaagacag ATGAAGCATTCTTTGACACAGAGGACAACATTGAGAAGCGTTGCCTGCTGCTGGAGTACATACTGGACTGCCTCCATAAGATCTGCCTGTACGACACGCAGCGCTTCGTCAGCAAGGAGAGAGCCGACTCCCTCATGACCCCTCTGGTCGATCAG ttGGAGAACACCCTGGGTGGAGAGGAGGTTTACCAGACCAGAGTCACCAAGCACCTGGTGCCGTGCGTGGGCCAGTTCTGCGTTGCCGTGGGTGACGACACTCTGTGGAAGACCCTCAACTACCAGATCCTGCTGAAGACGCGACACAGCTCTTCCAAG GTGCGTTTCTCTGCCCTGCTGATGCTGCTGGAACTGGCTTCTAAGCTGAGGGAGAACTACATGGTCCTGCTACCAGAGACCATTCCCTTCCTGGCTGAACTCATGGAGG